The genomic window CCTGAGAGTGCATTCGATGCAGAGACTCCGTCAGCAGGCGGGAGGTAGCGCCCTTGCGGCGATGCTCCGGAGGACAGGCTACCGCGGCGATGCCTCCCATGGGAATTGCATTCTGACCAACATAGACTGCTTTGTCTAAGATCAGTAAGCCTGCCAGTAACTCCTGACCAGCGAAAACCGCCAGGGTTTCATCGTAGTTGGTCTTGTTGGCTTCCGCAATCACCTGTCGCTGTGCAGAAGGGATATTGAAGGCTTGAAAGGTGATATCCAAGAATCTTTCTCTTTCCTCCGGTCGGTTTGGATCTAAGGGTCGAACCACTAAGTCCGCCAATCTACTCACATCCTCTTCCGGTTTGGTTATCTGCTTCAAGGCATAATCTTGAAGCATAATGTGTATAGTTCTCTGCGAAGGGGCGGTTCTCCGTCTTCTGTAATAGTTTTTGCCGGGACACACCAAAAGGACCGGAGAATGTGAGTTCCTGGGGAGAGATAAAAAGGGAATTACTTTTTGATCGAGAATTAGTATCAATTGCTGGAACATTTCAGTCAGTGGTAGAAAGGGGCATAGAATCTCGCCGATGGGTTCGGCAGGCTGTTGTCTAGGGGCAAGCCCAGGGCATCTGGGTGCTATCACGGGCTCTGTCCGGTGCATTGTCAAATTCTTGGAAACCAAGGGTTTGACATCATGCAGAATCGGGTAAAGGTGTCTGGGTTGTAGCCGTTAGGAGAGAATTATCACAAGATGGGGCCTTGGCGCAGGGTGGAGTGATCCGTCCTGCGTTTAGCGTGCAAGAATGAAGGTCTGCAACTGAAGGATTTGGTGCGTGCCTCCAAAGAAGGAGATTGCCTATGTTTAATTAGAGAAGGAGATTGCCCATGTACAAACTAAGAAGATTTGTTTCCTACTATCGTCCTGAGTGGAAACTTTTCCTCATCGACATGCTCTGCGCCGCTGCCGTTGCCGGGTTGGATCTGATTTTCCCGATAGTTACCCGTCTATTCGTCTATTTATGAAGGACTTCATTCCTAACTTACGGATTCGCCCAATGTTTATCTTTGGCGGGGTCCTGGTGGGATTGTATCTACTGCGGATGCTGGGGCAGTATGTGTTGAACTACTGGGGACACGTCGTTGGTGTGCGGATGGAGTACCACATGCGCAAGGATCTCTTTACCCACCTGCAGACCATGGACTTTCGCTTTTTTGATGACAACAAAGTTGGGCACTTGATGTCTCGGCTGGTTAACGACCTGCGAGATATCACGGAACTAGCCCACCACGGGCCAGAAGACTTACTAATCGCTACCCTGATGTTTATTGGCTCCTTCACATATTTGATTCGCATTAACGTCCCGATGACTTTGATTGCCTTTGCCTTTGTACCGGTGTTGGCCTGGTACGCAATTTCCCGGCGGCGTTCAATGCGAGATGCCTTTCTGGAAGAGCGACGCAAGGTCGCCGATGTTAACTCCGAAGTGGAGAACAGCTTGTCGGGAATTCGAGTGGCCAAGAGTTTCACCAACGAAGAGTATGAAATGGAAAGGTTCGACGGGGCCAACTCGAGGTTTAGGGAAGCTCGGCAACAGGCCTTCAAAGCCATGGCCGAGTACTCCTCAGGTATGACCTTTCTCACCAACCTGCTGGATGTCACCGTGCTGGTGGCCGGTGGAGTTTATGCTTACCTGGGGCATATTGACCTAGCTGACTTGACGGCCTATCTGATGTTTGTGCGGTTCTTCCTGGTGCCCATCCATCGGTTGACGGCCTTTACTCAACAGTTTGAGCAGGGAATGTCCGGATTTACCCGGTTCCTCGACTTGATGGAGCAGAAGCCCTCGATTGTCGAAAGCCCCAATGCCCAGGAGCTGCGAGATGTTCAGGGCAAGATTGAAATCAAGAACGTCTCCTTCGGTTACGAAGAAGGTACCGATGTGCTCAAGGACATCAACCTTACCATCGAGGCAGGAAAGACCGTGGCTTTGGTGGGTTCCTCCGGTGGAGGAAAGACCACTCTGTGCCACTTGATTCCTCGTTTCTACGATGTCGATGAGGGCCAGATTCTTGTCGACGGCCACGACGTCCGGGATCTCACATTGCAATCTCTGCGGGCAAGTATTGGTCTAGTGCAGCAGGATGTGTTCCTGTTCACTGGCACCATCAAGGAGAATATCCTCTACGGGCGGCCAACGGCTACCGACGAGGAGATTGTCGAGGCTGCGAAGAACGCGAGGATCCACGACTTCATCATGTCCTTGCCCGATAAATATGACACCTATGTGGGAGAACGGGGAGTTAAGCTTTCCGGTGGACAGAAGCAGAGGATTTCCATTGCCCGAGTCTTCTTGAAGAACCCGCCGATTCTACTTCTCGATGAGGCTACTTCGGCTCTGGATACCACTACGGAAATGGAGATTCAGGAGGCCCTGGAGCGGCTGTCCCAGGATCGTACCACGGTGATTATTGCGCACCGGCTATCCACGGTGAAGAATGCCGATGAGATTGTGGTCATCGATGGAGGTAGAATTGAGGAGCAAGGCTCCCATACGGAGCTGATGGAGCGACGGGGCATCTACCACAGCCTGTATCGGGCTCAGTTCAACCGCGATGCCTTGGAAGAGCTCTTCGAAAAGCGAGGTTTGCGTCAGGCCGACAGTGATGAGGAAGCGGAAGAGGAGATTAAGACCGCTTAGCGGCAATGGCCGGGACTTGTCCCGGCCATTGTTGTTGCCTATTGCTTGCGAAGGCGCAGGAGTTGGGAGCGGATCTTCGTTGACCGCGTTGTTGGGGTAGGGAATATCCCTTCCCGGGCACTGCGGCTGTCTTCGATGGAGTAAAAGGCCTTGGGCGAAACTTCATGGATGATTTCCAACACCTGGGGCAGATCCTTGCGGCGAATCACTGAGTAAATCAAGGTGGCTGGGCCCCGGGCACCGCTGGCTTCCACCTTGGTGGCGCCAAAACCCGCCTGCGTTAGGCGGTTAAAGAGTGTGTCGGAGGACTTGGTGGTAATGATGTGAACAATCACTAGCCCCATGGCCAGTCTTTCTTCAATACTAATGCCGACAAAGTTTCCCATGGCAAAGCCACCGGCATAGGCGATATAGGCGAGGACATTGCTGAGGTTATTCATCACTTGGGTAATGGCCATCAGCCAGATAAGGATTTCGACAAATCCCAGGAGCGGAGCCAGGAATTTTTGCCCTTTGGAGACAAATATGATTCGAATGGTACCGAAGGATACGTCCAGGACCCGAGCCAGGAAGATCAGTAAAGGCAGCACTACCCATTGGAAGAGGGTGGAATCAAACCAGGTTTGGTCCACAACCGCATCGCTCCTTTGCAAGAAAATACAGACAAGAACCTAATATCAAAGGATATACTTTGAGGCAAAACCCTTGGTCTTGAGGGAAACTTTCTGCAGGAGGAATCAGTCAGTGATCGATGTCTATCGGATAGCTTGGATCGGATTGGTAGCCGGGGCTATCGGTACCGGATTAGGGGGAGCCATCACCGTGCTCTTGGGTCGGCCGGGAAATCGGGTGTTAAGCTTTGTCCTGGGCTTCTCCGGTGGGATTATGTTGGCCATCATCTTTTCTGATCTAATACCGGAGGGGTTTGCTATTTCTGGCCCCGGGATCCCCTTTATCGGCTTGGTCCTGGGGGTGGTGCTGATTCTTGGTCTGGATATAGTATTGCCCCATTTTCACCTTTTCTCCGAGGAGACAGAACGGAGCCGCTATTTGAAAACTGGACTTGTGTTGGGATTGGGGATCACGATGCACAACTTACCGGAAGGTCTGGCCATCGGTACCGGATACGTCGTTTCGGAACTGACGGGAGCCAGTCTGGTACTGGCAATGGTGGTGCAAAACATTCCCGAGGGAATGGCCATGGCCGCTCCCCTGGTGGTAGCTGCGGTCCCCGCGGGCAAGTGCGTTCTGATGACAGTCTTGGCCGGAGTGCCCATGGGACTGGGGGCCTTCTTAGGTGCGAAGTTTGGCGCTATATCCCCTCTATCCCTGTCGTTGTCCCTAGGTTTTGCTGCCGGTGCCATGTTATACATAGTCTTCGATGAGCTCCTACCGGCGGCCCAGGACCTGTCTGAGGGTAGACAGGAGGGAACCTTTGGTGCCGTTGCCGGTGTCATTGTCGGCTTAGCACTACTGAATTTTCTCGGTTAAGAAGGAAACAGAGATATTTCAGAAAACTAAAAATCCGCAAAGGAACCCTGGAATTGGTAGCGAAGTATAGCCATGTCTAAATCACAGGGCAAAGGCTTCTTGAAAGGGGTTGTGGTAAGAAGTATGGAACAAGTTCGATTCGGTATCATCGGTCTAGGAAACATGGGTAAGGGACACTTGGGGTATTTTCACCGGCTGGAAGGAGCTAAGCTAACCGCAGTCTGTGATATCGACGAGTCACGGTTTAATATCGAGTTTCCGGCTGATTTTGACCATGATGTAGAACCCATCAAGTTAGATGATTCTATCGCCCGATTCACTGACTACAAGGATCTGTTGGACAGCGGCTTGGTGGATGCGGTAATTATTGCCGTACCCCACTACTTCCATCCCGAGATGACTATCGAAGCTTTCAAGCGCGGTATTCATGTCATCTGCGAAAAGCCCGTTGCCATTACCGCTCGCGAAGCTCGGATGATGAATGAGGCTTGGGAGAAGTCCGATGTTGTCTTTGCTGCGATGTTCCAGCAGCGGACCAGTCCCATTTATCAGAAGATCAAGGAACTCCTTGAGGATGGAACTTTGGGCGAAGTGCGCCGAGTTAGCTGGATCATTACCAACTGGTTCAGAACTCAGACTTACTATGATTCCGGTGGTTGGCGTGGCAACTGGAACGGCGAAGGCGGCGGTGTCTTGATGAATCAGTGCCCCCACAACCTCGACCTGTTCCAATGGTTCTTTGGTCTGCCTACCAAGCTGACGGCCCAAGCCTATTTGGGTAAGTGGCATGACATTACCGTTGAAGATGATATTTCTGTCTTGATGGAGTTTGAGAACGGGGCAACGGGAAGCTTTATTACCTCCACCGGTGACTTCCCAGGCACTAACCGCCTTGAGATCACCACGGAAAACGGGAAGCTGGTGTGTGAGAACAACAAGCTGGTCTTCTACAAGACCGAGGCTCCGGTGCAGGAGCTCCTGGACACCAGCCCACAGGGCTTCTACCATGCTCGACCAGAAGTCGTGGAGATCGAGGTTCCCGAGGCTCCTCAGGGACATATGGTAGTGACCCAGAACGTCATTAACACCATCCTGGGTAAGGAAGAGCTCTTGACTCCGGCCATCGAGGGCATCAAGTCCGTTCAGTTGGCCAACGGGATGCTGCTGTCTGGCCTGCGCAACAAGACTGTGGAGTTGCCGGTGGCCGAGGATGAGTTCGACGCTTTGCTGGAAGAGCTCCGGGCCGATGAGCGGGAGAACAGTCCAGACAAGGCCTTCATCTGGGAGGACTATCTGGCCAGCTTGGGCAAGTAAGCTTCATGATTGCAGACAAGACCCGGCAAAGACCACTGGGTGCTTTGCATCGGGTCTTGTTTTTTGGCTAATAACAAAGCCGCCTTCCCATCGGGAAGGCGGCTTTAGTCCTTGGGCTGTGATTTGCCCGCGGAGACTAGGAGTCGATGACTACGTCCTCTAGAGGCTTGACATTACCGAAGCTCCGGGCAGGACCGCCGGAGGGAGCTGCCCAGCGGACAGCGTTGGTCAGTACCTGCTGGACTTCCGGCTGCTTGTAAATCGGGAAGGACTCATGTCCAGGGCTGAAGTAGAAGATCTTCCCGTTTCCTCGGTAGTAGCAGCAGCCACTGCGGAAGACTTCTCCACCCTGATACCAGCTGATAAAGACTAGATTATCCGGTGCTGGGATGTCAAAGCGCTCTCCGTACATCTCCGTCTGGGGGACTACGAAGCTCTCTGGCAAGCCCTTGGCAATGGGATGGCCCGGTTCGATTACCCATACCCGCTCCCGCTCGCCGAGCTCACGCCACTTCAGGTTACAGGTGGTGCCCATCAAAGAGATAAAGATCTTGGAGAAGTGTCCGGAGTGGAGGACAATCAGACCCATTCCATCCAAGACCCGTTCCTTGACCTTGGCGACGATTTCATCGCTGACTTCATGGTGCGCAATATGTCCCCACCACAAAAGCACGTCGGTGTTGTTTAAGACCTCATCGGTGAGGCCATGCTCCGGCTCATCCAAGGTAGCAGTTCTGACGGTCATATCTGCGTTCTTGCCGAGAAACTCAGCGATCACCGAGTGAATACCATCGGGATAGATTTCAGCAATGGTCTTGCTGTTGGCTGCCCATTCCTCGCCCCGTTGGTAAATCAGCTCTGGGTTATTTTTGTACTTGTCTTGGCTGGCCAGCCACTTCAGCCACATGGGCGCTCCATTGGGGTAGGCCTCAGTTACTTCTTCCCCCGTCTCTAGGTAGGTGTCAACGGCTGCCTTGAGGCCCTGGGGAAGGTCTTGCTTCATCCGCTCATACTCGGTCTCGTGACGGTTCTCATTCCACACCGTTACGCGAATAATATCACTCAAAGTATAAACCTCCCTATACATAAATTGTCTATCCTGGTCATGTTCTTTTTCTTCAACTTAATGTAAATCTCCTGTGAAGGTTGTAAAAACCTCCCTCCGACACTTACAGAAGGAAAGGGACCCTGGGTCCAGAAATTGGACTAAAGGCGCGAGGGAGTTTTTGGATATGCAGAAAGGTTGCTGATAGCCTTGTCCCCCAAAGAAAGTTCCCGCCGGTGCCCCCTTTGTACCGCCCAGGCCCAGTGGGAGATGACCCAAGAGGGCCGGGATTTTTATCGCTGTGACACATGTGCTCTCACCTTTGTTCCCAGGGAGCAGCACCTGGACGCCGCGGAGGAAAAGCGCCGGTACAGTCAGCATCAGAACACCATCGATAACCCAGGGTATGTGAAGATGTTTACCGATAAGTTTCCCCTGCTACGCAAGTATTGCTCCGATGTGAAGCGCATTTTGGACTATGGGTGTGGGCCCGGTCCCGTATTGGTGGAGCTGTTGCGACGGGAAGGGTACGAGGCCATTGGCTATGACCCCTACTTTGCTCCGGAGGTGGATTTGAGTCGACCCTTTGATTTAATCATCTCCACCGAAGCCTTTGAGCACTTTGCCGATCCTCGCAAAGAGATGGAGCGAATCGCTGGATTGGTGACATCCCATGGGTATTTGGCCATCATGACTCGCCAACGCAGTGAGGCCGTTGATTTGCAGTCCTGGTGGTATGTGCGGGATCCTACCCACGTAACCTTTTACGCTCCCCGCACCTTTGATTGGATGGCCCAGTATTTTGGGTACCGGGTCTTGTACCAGGATCGTACTAATTTTGTGATCCTGCAGAAGGTCCCGTCAGTGGGGGGCAGCATCAGTGAGAACGCCATTTTCGGAGGTTAGCTAGAGCTATCCTTCGGAGGTGGCGTTACTGTTTTTTAGTGCCATAATCTTGCGGACCACTGCATCGAGGGCTTCGGAAACTGCTATGACCTCATCGCTGGATAGTCTATAGCCCTTGTCCCATAGTTCCCCTAGCTTTGCGATCAATTTCAGTCGCTCTTGCTCCAAGTCCTTTTTTGACAAACTGA from Bacillota bacterium includes these protein-coding regions:
- a CDS encoding class I SAM-dependent methyltransferase, producing MSPKESSRRCPLCTAQAQWEMTQEGRDFYRCDTCALTFVPREQHLDAAEEKRRYSQHQNTIDNPGYVKMFTDKFPLLRKYCSDVKRILDYGCGPGPVLVELLRREGYEAIGYDPYFAPEVDLSRPFDLIISTEAFEHFADPRKEMERIAGLVTSHGYLAIMTRQRSEAVDLQSWWYVRDPTHVTFYAPRTFDWMAQYFGYRVLYQDRTNFVILQKVPSVGGSISENAIFGG
- a CDS encoding DUF2179 domain-containing protein: MDQTWFDSTLFQWVVLPLLIFLARVLDVSFGTIRIIFVSKGQKFLAPLLGFVEILIWLMAITQVMNNLSNVLAYIAYAGGFAMGNFVGISIEERLAMGLVIVHIITTKSSDTLFNRLTQAGFGATKVEASGARGPATLIYSVIRRKDLPQVLEIIHEVSPKAFYSIEDSRSAREGIFPTPTTRSTKIRSQLLRLRKQ
- a CDS encoding ZIP family metal transporter, coding for MDVYRIAWIGLVAGAIGTGLGGAITVLLGRPGNRVLSFVLGFSGGIMLAIIFSDLIPEGFAISGPGIPFIGLVLGVVLILGLDIVLPHFHLFSEETERSRYLKTGLVLGLGITMHNLPEGLAIGTGYVVSELTGASLVLAMVVQNIPEGMAMAAPLVVAAVPAGKCVLMTVLAGVPMGLGAFLGAKFGAISPLSLSLSLGFAAGAMLYIVFDELLPAAQDLSEGRQEGTFGAVAGVIVGLALLNFLG
- a CDS encoding Gfo/Idh/MocA family oxidoreductase, producing MEQVRFGIIGLGNMGKGHLGYFHRLEGAKLTAVCDIDESRFNIEFPADFDHDVEPIKLDDSIARFTDYKDLLDSGLVDAVIIAVPHYFHPEMTIEAFKRGIHVICEKPVAITAREARMMNEAWEKSDVVFAAMFQQRTSPIYQKIKELLEDGTLGEVRRVSWIITNWFRTQTYYDSGGWRGNWNGEGGGVLMNQCPHNLDLFQWFFGLPTKLTAQAYLGKWHDITVEDDISVLMEFENGATGSFITSTGDFPGTNRLEITTENGKLVCENNKLVFYKTEAPVQELLDTSPQGFYHARPEVVEIEVPEAPQGHMVVTQNVINTILGKEELLTPAIEGIKSVQLANGMLLSGLRNKTVELPVAEDEFDALLEELRADERENSPDKAFIWEDYLASLGK
- a CDS encoding trehalose utilization protein ThuA translates to MWLKWLASQDKYKNNPELIYQRGEEWAANSKTIAEIYPDGIHSVIAEFLGKNADMTVRTATLDEPEHGLTDEVLNNTDVLLWWGHIAHHEVSDEIVAKVKERVLDGMGLIVLHSGHFSKIFISLMGTTCNLKWRELGERERVWVIEPGHPIAKGLPESFVVPQTEMYGERFDIPAPDNLVFISWYQGGEVFRSGCCYYRGNGKIFYFSPGHESFPIYKQPEVQQVLTNAVRWAAPSGGPARSFGNVKPLEDVVIDS